A single window of Flavobacterium sp. 140616W15 DNA harbors:
- the pth gene encoding aminoacyl-tRNA hydrolase gives MIKWITNLFSSTKTEEESEEQTDYMKKFLIVGLGNIGAEYVNTRHNIGFKILDFLARKENLSFETVKLGALAEYKFKGRTFFLLKPNTYMNLSGKAVKYWMDKENIPLENIMVITDDLNLSFGTIRIKPKGSDGGHNGLKNINLVLNTQQYTRFRFGISDEFKKGQQVDYVLGEWDETEKAKLPERLEVASEIIKSFGTAGLENTMTTYNGK, from the coding sequence ATGATAAAATGGATAACAAACCTGTTTTCATCAACAAAAACAGAAGAGGAATCAGAAGAGCAAACAGATTATATGAAGAAATTTTTAATCGTAGGATTAGGTAATATTGGAGCAGAATACGTTAACACTCGACATAATATAGGCTTTAAAATACTCGACTTTTTAGCACGAAAAGAAAACTTATCTTTTGAAACTGTAAAACTCGGCGCACTTGCCGAATACAAATTTAAAGGAAGAACATTTTTTCTTTTGAAGCCAAATACCTATATGAACCTAAGCGGTAAAGCGGTAAAATATTGGATGGACAAAGAAAATATTCCGTTAGAAAACATCATGGTAATTACCGACGACCTTAACCTTTCATTCGGAACAATCCGCATCAAACCCAAAGGAAGCGATGGAGGTCATAATGGACTTAAAAACATCAATTTAGTTCTAAACACACAACAATATACTCGTTTTAGATTTGGAATCAGCGATGAGTTTAAAAAAGGACAACAGGTAGATTACGTGTTAGGCGAATGGGATGAAACCGAAAAAGCAAAACTTCCTGAACGTTTAGAAGTAGCTTCTGAAATCATAAAATCTTTCGGAACTGCTGGACTCGAAAATACAATGACTACTTACAATGGGAAGTAA
- a CDS encoding 50S ribosomal protein L25/general stress protein Ctc, with translation MKSITIKGSERESVGKVSTKALRNAGAVPCVLYGGNQAVHFSADAAAFKNLVYTPNAHTVVIELGKGKSFNAILQDIQVHPVSDKILHIDFFQLFDDKEITMEVPVKVTGTSKGVLAGGVLRLNTRKLKVKALPKNLPDFVEADITPLEMGNKLYVTKVGAPEYKIMHPDNTVVAQVRISRAAMKAAQEAAKAAKATPAKGKKK, from the coding sequence ATGAAGTCGATTACAATTAAAGGATCAGAAAGAGAAAGCGTAGGAAAAGTGTCAACTAAAGCCTTACGTAATGCTGGAGCGGTTCCTTGCGTGTTATACGGAGGAAATCAAGCAGTACACTTCTCAGCAGACGCTGCAGCGTTCAAAAACTTGGTTTACACTCCAAACGCACACACAGTTGTGATTGAGCTTGGAAAAGGAAAGTCTTTCAATGCAATTTTGCAAGACATTCAAGTACACCCAGTATCAGACAAAATTTTACACATTGATTTCTTTCAATTATTTGATGATAAAGAAATCACTATGGAAGTTCCAGTAAAAGTAACTGGTACATCTAAAGGTGTTCTTGCTGGTGGTGTTTTACGTTTAAACACTCGTAAATTAAAAGTTAAAGCTTTACCTAAAAATCTTCCAGATTTTGTTGAAGCTGATATCACTCCACTTGAAATGGGTAACAAATTATACGTTACTAAAGTTGGTGCACCAGAATACAAAATTATGCACCCAGACAACACAGTTGTTGCTCAAGTAAGAATCTCTCGTGCTGCTATGAAAGCTGCTCAAGAAGCTGCAAAAGCTGCAAAAGCTACTCCTGCAAAAGGAAAGAAAAAATAA
- a CDS encoding ribose-phosphate pyrophosphokinase, giving the protein MSHQEPEAKIFACSKSVYLAEKIAAQYGIPLGKVTMSTYSDGEFQPSYEESIRGLRVFIVCSTFPTADNLMELLLMIDAAKRASARHITAVVPYFGWARQDRKDKPRVPIGAKLVANLLDAAGATRIMTMDLHADQIQGFFEKPVDHLFASTIFLPYVESLGLENLTIASPDMGGSKRAYAYSKFLESDVVICYKQRKVANVIDTMELIGEVKGRNVILVDDMIDTGGTLAKAADLMIEKGALSVRAICTHAILSGDAYEKIENSKLSELIVTDSIPLKKESKKIRVLSCAPLFAEVMHMVHHNNSISGKFIM; this is encoded by the coding sequence ATGTCGCACCAAGAACCAGAAGCTAAAATTTTTGCGTGTTCAAAAAGTGTTTACCTTGCTGAAAAAATTGCAGCGCAATACGGAATACCGTTAGGTAAGGTTACAATGTCAACTTATAGTGATGGCGAATTTCAGCCATCGTATGAAGAGTCTATCAGAGGGCTACGTGTATTTATTGTTTGTTCAACATTTCCAACAGCAGATAACTTGATGGAATTGTTACTTATGATCGATGCTGCTAAGCGTGCATCGGCCAGACATATTACAGCTGTAGTACCTTATTTTGGTTGGGCTAGACAAGATCGAAAAGATAAACCAAGAGTCCCGATTGGAGCTAAATTAGTTGCCAATCTATTAGATGCTGCAGGAGCAACAAGAATTATGACAATGGATTTGCATGCAGATCAAATTCAAGGATTCTTTGAAAAACCAGTAGATCATCTTTTTGCCTCTACAATCTTTCTGCCATATGTAGAAAGTTTAGGTTTAGAAAATTTAACAATCGCTTCTCCAGATATGGGAGGTTCAAAAAGAGCTTATGCGTACTCTAAATTTTTAGAATCGGATGTAGTGATTTGTTACAAACAAAGAAAAGTTGCCAATGTTATCGACACCATGGAATTAATTGGTGAAGTAAAAGGCAGAAACGTAATATTGGTAGACGATATGATCGATACCGGTGGTACATTAGCAAAAGCAGCTGATTTAATGATCGAAAAAGGAGCATTAAGTGTTAGAGCTATTTGTACACATGCTATTCTATCTGGCGATGCCTATGAGAAAATAGAGAATTCTAAATTAAGTGAATTGATCGTAACCGATTCAATTCCGTTAAAAAAAGAATCAAAGAAAATTAGAGTGTTGAGTTGTGCACCTCTTTTTGCTGAAGTAATGCACATGGTGCACCACAACAATTCCATTAGTGGAAAATTTATTATGTAA
- a CDS encoding SRPBCC domain-containing protein produces MEKIEHINYIKAPITAVYKALTTQGGLSAIWTEELIVKPELGFINEFNFGDNDNTKMKVIELVQNQRVLWECLDSGPEWVGTKISFDLTEKNGITSIVLKHFDWRELTEFYQWCNYNWAMFLLSLKSYCEDGEGTPYQKRKF; encoded by the coding sequence ATGGAAAAAATCGAACACATTAATTATATTAAAGCACCTATTACAGCAGTTTATAAAGCATTAACAACACAAGGAGGTCTTAGTGCTATTTGGACAGAAGAATTGATTGTTAAGCCAGAATTGGGTTTTATCAATGAGTTTAACTTTGGGGATAATGACAACACGAAAATGAAAGTTATAGAATTGGTTCAAAATCAAAGAGTATTATGGGAATGCTTAGATTCAGGCCCAGAATGGGTAGGAACTAAGATTTCATTTGACTTAACAGAAAAAAATGGAATAACATCAATTGTTCTTAAACATTTTGATTGGCGCGAACTGACTGAATTTTACCAGTGGTGTAATTATAATTGGGCTATGTTTTTATTAAGTCTAAAAAGCTATTGCGAAGATGGTGAAGGGACTCCTTATCAAAAACGGAAGTTTTAG
- a CDS encoding ferritin, producing the protein MLSKNIETALNKQIRIEAESSQTYLSMACWAEAHGLEGIAEFMYTQSDEERAHMLKLVRYVNERGGSTTITDLKAPKTSYDTFKEMFEELYKHEIFVSESINELVHITFSERDYATHNFLQWYVAEQIEEEATAKSILDKINLIGDDKGGLYLFDRDIQQLTVTSSIAINPK; encoded by the coding sequence ATGTTATCAAAAAATATAGAAACAGCGCTAAACAAGCAAATCCGAATAGAAGCAGAATCTTCTCAAACTTATTTATCAATGGCTTGTTGGGCAGAGGCACATGGCCTAGAAGGTATTGCAGAATTTATGTACACGCAATCTGATGAAGAACGTGCACATATGCTAAAACTAGTTCGTTATGTTAACGAACGCGGCGGTTCAACAACAATTACTGATCTTAAAGCTCCAAAAACAAGCTACGATACATTTAAAGAAATGTTTGAAGAACTATACAAACATGAAATTTTCGTTTCAGAATCTATTAACGAATTAGTTCATATCACTTTCTCTGAAAGAGATTATGCGACTCATAACTTCTTACAATGGTATGTTGCTGAACAAATTGAAGAAGAAGCGACTGCTAAATCTATCCTGGACAAAATTAATTTAATTGGTGATGACAAAGGTGGTTTATACTTATTTGACAGAGATATTCAACAATTAACGGTAACTAGTTCTATTGCAATTAATCCTAAATAG
- a CDS encoding chloramphenicol acetyltransferase, with amino-acid sequence MKTFLDLENWNRKEHFLFFKQMDEPFFGVTVDVDCTNAYENAKKLNSSFFIYYLHKTLVAINTIEPFRYRIADDQIQIHDTIGGSATIGREDGTFGFSLIEYDSDFKIFEQIALTEIKRIQNTTGLFTRTFDEDNVIHFSAIPWINFTSLSHARSYSFPDSCPKVSFGKMMISETGKRTMSMSVHVHHGLMDAMHVGQFVDYFQELMNNTDII; translated from the coding sequence ATGAAAACCTTTTTGGATTTGGAAAATTGGAACAGAAAGGAGCACTTTCTGTTTTTCAAACAAATGGATGAACCTTTTTTTGGTGTAACTGTTGACGTTGATTGTACGAATGCTTATGAAAATGCCAAGAAATTAAATTCTTCATTTTTTATTTATTACCTACATAAAACATTAGTTGCAATAAATACTATTGAGCCTTTTAGATATCGAATCGCCGACGATCAAATACAGATACATGATACTATTGGTGGTTCGGCTACAATTGGTCGTGAAGATGGTACTTTTGGTTTTTCTTTAATCGAATACGATTCAGATTTTAAAATATTCGAACAAATTGCATTAACAGAAATCAAACGTATTCAAAATACAACAGGTCTTTTTACCCGAACTTTTGATGAAGATAATGTGATTCATTTTTCGGCAATCCCTTGGATTAATTTTACTTCCCTTTCTCATGCCAGAAGTTATAGTTTTCCTGATAGTTGCCCGAAAGTTTCTTTTGGGAAAATGATGATTTCTGAAACTGGAAAAAGAACCATGTCAATGTCTGTGCATGTACATCATGGCTTAATGGATGCTATGCATGTAGGACAATTTGTTGATTATTTTCAAGAATTAATGAATAACACAGATATTATTTAG
- a CDS encoding HAD family hydrolase, translating into MLHKDKISKLKVIAFDADDTLFVNEPYFQETEQKFCVLMEDYLSHQGLSQELFKTEIQNLSLYGYGIKGYILSMIEAAMLISNNTISVEAIGKIIEYGKELLEKPIDLLDGVEETLQALHGKYKLVVATKGDLKDQHSKLHRSGLGHYFHHIEVMSDKQEIDYEKLLKRLDINADEFLMIGNSLKSDVLPVLGIGGYAVHIPFHTTWEHEKINHKVEHENFFAFEKITEVVNKLI; encoded by the coding sequence ATGTTACATAAAGACAAAATATCAAAACTAAAAGTAATCGCATTTGATGCCGATGATACTTTATTTGTAAATGAACCTTATTTTCAAGAAACGGAACAAAAATTTTGTGTCTTGATGGAAGATTATCTTTCACATCAAGGATTGTCACAAGAGCTATTTAAGACCGAAATTCAGAATCTATCTTTATATGGTTACGGAATCAAAGGATATATACTTTCTATGATTGAGGCTGCCATGCTGATTTCGAATAATACAATTTCGGTTGAAGCTATTGGTAAAATCATTGAATACGGAAAAGAATTACTCGAAAAACCAATCGATTTACTTGATGGTGTTGAAGAAACCTTACAAGCGCTTCATGGCAAATATAAACTTGTTGTTGCCACAAAAGGAGACTTGAAAGACCAACACAGCAAATTACACCGTTCTGGTTTGGGACACTATTTTCACCATATCGAGGTAATGTCGGACAAACAAGAAATTGATTATGAAAAACTATTAAAGCGTTTGGATATCAATGCCGATGAATTCCTAATGATTGGAAATTCATTAAAATCTGATGTCTTACCTGTTTTAGGAATCGGAGGATATGCTGTACATATTCCGTTTCACACCACTTGGGAGCATGAAAAAATCAATCACAAAGTAGAACATGAAAACTTCTTTGCTTTTGAAAAAATAACCGAAGTCGTAAACAAATTAATATAA
- a CDS encoding DMT family transporter: MKITKPRLALICGILCISIFPILVKLRLTPGLISAFYRMAFAISLLLPYVLITKSFKIPNTKFVILAALCGVLFASDVAVWNIAIQESSATQASLLTNLSPLWVGIGSYFFLKTKPATNFWIGTAVALFGMITLVGFSFFINLSFDKAFLLAVLSGILYSIYLLVSKNVLSEVDVLSFMTIALLASSIYLGILCYALDEPFTGFSNTGWFVLVLQAVICQLCAWLCLSYATQHMRATRVSLSLLSQAVLTSILAWLFLDEKITIQMLIGGAILLFGIRITFYDKTISLKKLRLRNRTRIKQIQ; this comes from the coding sequence ATGAAAATTACAAAACCTAGATTAGCTTTAATCTGTGGAATACTCTGCATATCGATTTTCCCAATATTGGTCAAGCTCCGTTTGACTCCTGGATTAATTTCGGCTTTCTATAGAATGGCTTTTGCCATAAGCTTGTTGCTACCTTATGTACTTATTACAAAAAGCTTTAAAATTCCGAATACTAAATTCGTGATTCTGGCTGCGCTTTGCGGTGTTTTATTTGCATCAGATGTTGCTGTCTGGAATATTGCCATTCAGGAATCGAGTGCTACTCAGGCTTCTTTATTAACAAATCTTTCTCCACTTTGGGTTGGTATTGGTTCTTATTTCTTTTTAAAAACAAAACCTGCGACCAATTTTTGGATAGGAACAGCTGTAGCCTTGTTCGGAATGATTACATTAGTTGGATTCTCGTTTTTTATTAATCTAAGTTTTGACAAAGCTTTTCTTCTTGCGGTATTATCTGGAATCTTATACTCTATTTATTTATTGGTAAGTAAAAATGTTCTTTCAGAAGTTGATGTTTTGTCCTTTATGACAATTGCCCTATTGGCTTCAAGCATTTATTTAGGCATTCTTTGTTACGCTTTAGATGAGCCTTTTACGGGATTCTCTAATACTGGTTGGTTTGTATTGGTGCTTCAGGCTGTAATATGCCAATTGTGTGCTTGGCTTTGCTTAAGTTATGCCACACAACATATGCGAGCTACGAGAGTTTCGCTAAGTTTATTAAGTCAGGCAGTGCTTACGTCTATTCTGGCATGGTTATTTCTGGATGAAAAGATTACAATACAAATGCTTATTGGAGGTGCTATTTTATTATTCGGAATCAGGATTACGTTTTATGATAAAACTATTTCGTTGAAAAAATTAAGATTGAGAAATCGCACAAGGATTAAACAAATTCAATAA
- the metG gene encoding methionine--tRNA ligase → MLQNPKRYTITAALPYTNGPIHIGHLAGVYVPADIYSRFLRMQGKDVAFICGSDEHGVAISMKAKKEGVSPQEIIDKYDGIIRKSFIDFGISFNNYSRTSAKIHHDTASDFFRKLYDKGDFIEEVTEQLYDAKANQFLADRFVVGTCPKCGNEEAYGDQCEKCGSTLNATDLINPKSTITGETPILKSTKHWFLPLDRYTEFLTEWILVGHKNDWKPNVYGQVKSWVDGGLEPRAVTRDLDWGIDVPVEGAEGKKLYVWFDAPIGYISSTKEWAAREGKDWEPYWKNEDTKLVHFIGKDNIVFHCIIFPAMLKAEGSYILPDNVPANEFLNLEGNKLSTSKNWAVWLHEYLEDFPEKQDVLRYALTANAPETKDNDFTWKDFQARNNNELVAVFGNFINRVVVLTNKYYDGFIPSPNELTEIDEATLTELKAYPAVISSSVERYRFREALGELMNVARLGNKYLADEEPWKVMKDNPERVKTQMYVALQIAAALSVLSEPFLPFTATKLSRILKNDGKLKWNDVSENSELIPAGHQIGEAELLFAKIEDEEIQKQIDKLEATKTANLAESKQPEPQKELIQFEDFAKMDIRVGTILEAEKMPKANKLLVLKVDTGIDVRTIVSGIAESFTPEEIIGKRVSVLANLAPRALRGVESQGMILMTTNAEGKLVFINPDADAPNGETVN, encoded by the coding sequence ATGTTACAAAATCCTAAGAGATATACCATTACTGCTGCTTTACCTTATACTAACGGACCTATTCATATTGGCCATTTGGCGGGCGTTTACGTACCTGCTGATATTTACTCTCGCTTTTTACGTATGCAGGGTAAAGATGTGGCTTTTATATGTGGAAGTGACGAACACGGTGTGGCAATCTCGATGAAGGCTAAGAAAGAAGGGGTTTCCCCTCAAGAAATTATTGATAAATATGATGGGATTATCCGTAAGTCTTTTATCGATTTTGGAATTTCTTTTAATAATTACTCTAGAACTTCGGCTAAGATTCATCACGATACGGCTTCGGATTTTTTTAGAAAGCTGTACGATAAAGGTGATTTTATCGAGGAAGTAACGGAACAATTATATGATGCAAAAGCGAATCAGTTTCTTGCGGATCGTTTTGTAGTTGGTACTTGTCCAAAATGTGGCAATGAAGAAGCTTACGGAGACCAATGCGAAAAATGTGGATCGACGCTTAATGCAACTGATTTGATTAATCCGAAATCGACTATTACTGGTGAAACTCCGATATTAAAATCGACTAAACACTGGTTCTTACCTCTAGATAGATATACTGAGTTCTTGACTGAATGGATTTTGGTTGGACATAAAAATGACTGGAAACCGAATGTTTACGGTCAGGTTAAATCTTGGGTTGATGGTGGTCTTGAACCTCGTGCTGTAACTCGTGACCTTGATTGGGGAATTGATGTTCCTGTGGAAGGTGCTGAAGGAAAAAAATTATATGTTTGGTTTGATGCTCCTATTGGTTACATCTCATCGACTAAGGAATGGGCTGCTCGCGAAGGTAAAGATTGGGAGCCATACTGGAAGAATGAAGACACGAAACTGGTTCATTTTATAGGGAAAGACAATATTGTTTTTCACTGTATCATTTTCCCTGCAATGCTTAAAGCCGAAGGTAGTTATATTTTACCTGACAATGTTCCTGCTAATGAATTCTTGAATTTGGAAGGAAATAAACTTTCGACTTCTAAAAACTGGGCAGTTTGGTTGCATGAATATTTAGAAGATTTCCCTGAGAAACAAGATGTTTTGCGTTATGCTCTAACAGCTAATGCTCCGGAAACGAAAGACAATGATTTTACCTGGAAAGATTTTCAGGCTAGAAACAACAACGAATTGGTTGCCGTTTTTGGTAACTTTATTAATCGTGTTGTGGTTTTGACTAATAAATATTACGACGGTTTTATTCCTTCACCAAATGAATTAACTGAGATTGATGAAGCTACTTTGACGGAATTAAAAGCATATCCTGCTGTTATTTCTAGTTCTGTGGAGCGTTACAGATTTCGTGAAGCTTTGGGTGAGTTGATGAATGTTGCTCGTTTGGGTAATAAATATCTTGCTGATGAAGAGCCTTGGAAAGTAATGAAAGATAATCCTGAGCGTGTAAAAACTCAAATGTATGTTGCTTTACAAATTGCTGCAGCATTGAGCGTTTTATCTGAACCTTTCTTGCCGTTTACTGCTACTAAATTATCACGAATATTAAAGAATGATGGCAAACTGAAATGGAATGACGTTTCTGAGAATTCAGAATTAATTCCTGCTGGTCACCAAATTGGTGAAGCCGAATTACTTTTTGCTAAAATTGAAGACGAAGAAATACAAAAACAAATAGATAAATTGGAAGCTACAAAAACAGCTAATCTTGCCGAAAGCAAACAACCTGAACCTCAAAAGGAGTTAATTCAGTTTGAAGATTTTGCTAAAATGGACATTCGTGTTGGAACTATCCTTGAAGCTGAGAAAATGCCAAAGGCTAATAAACTTTTAGTTCTTAAGGTTGATACTGGAATTGACGTTCGTACGATTGTTTCGGGAATTGCCGAAAGCTTTACTCCTGAAGAAATTATTGGTAAACGTGTTTCGGTTTTAGCAAACCTAGCGCCTAGAGCCTTACGTGGTGTTGAAAGTCAAGGTATGATTTTGATGACTACAAATGCTGAAGGAAAGCTGGTTTTTATTAATCCTGATGCTGATGCTCCAAACGGAGAAACTGTAAACTAA
- a CDS encoding DinB family protein, whose protein sequence is MKKTALVLLFLSHLLTYAQTQKVISRDWASFSQTLDIQTATKKKFKVIASVKVETDEPSAWAGVWARIDTKNEEDGFFDNMRDRPVKDKEWKSYTVEGTIDSNTKSLSFGGLCLYNGKFYFDKFELFLENDKGVLEPVKLLNSSFETVVKNDEIPKWNLGIRKGEMIKVKEYKITSTKESTDGNYGVLLEGSGIKPRLEAKIGNVEGASPQIGAMISMLEDLKRRVENTVKNMSQYEIDYLHDAEANRIGSLIMHLAAAEAYYQVFTFENRGFNEEEKKKWNAALNLDQGGRDEFKGHEVQYYLDIYNEVRAKTIAELKKRDDAWFAEVQKEYDWTNQYCWFHVMEHQSSHLGQILFLKKRIPPQKQLNLEQKMKN, encoded by the coding sequence ATGAAAAAAACAGCATTAGTACTACTATTTTTAAGTCATCTATTGACTTACGCTCAAACACAAAAGGTTATTTCTAGAGATTGGGCCTCTTTTAGTCAAACTCTGGATATACAAACGGCCACTAAGAAAAAATTTAAAGTTATTGCTTCAGTAAAAGTAGAAACAGATGAGCCATCGGCTTGGGCAGGAGTATGGGCTAGAATAGATACCAAAAACGAAGAAGATGGTTTTTTTGATAATATGAGAGACAGACCCGTTAAGGATAAAGAATGGAAATCGTATACTGTTGAAGGTACAATAGACTCAAATACAAAATCATTAAGTTTTGGAGGGTTGTGTTTGTATAATGGAAAGTTCTATTTTGATAAGTTTGAATTGTTTTTAGAAAATGATAAAGGAGTACTAGAGCCAGTTAAGCTGCTTAATTCAAGTTTTGAAACTGTTGTAAAAAACGATGAAATTCCAAAATGGAATTTAGGTATACGCAAGGGTGAGATGATTAAAGTCAAAGAGTATAAAATCACATCAACCAAAGAAAGTACAGATGGTAATTATGGGGTATTGCTAGAGGGGAGTGGTATAAAACCAAGACTAGAAGCAAAAATTGGTAATGTTGAAGGGGCTTCTCCGCAAATTGGTGCTATGATTTCGATGTTAGAAGATCTTAAAAGACGTGTTGAAAATACAGTAAAAAATATGAGTCAATATGAAATAGATTACTTGCACGATGCAGAAGCAAATAGAATAGGTTCATTAATTATGCACTTAGCGGCGGCAGAAGCGTACTATCAAGTTTTTACTTTTGAAAATAGAGGATTTAATGAAGAAGAAAAGAAAAAATGGAATGCAGCATTAAATTTAGATCAAGGAGGGCGAGATGAATTTAAAGGGCATGAAGTACAATATTATTTAGATATATATAATGAAGTAAGAGCAAAAACTATAGCAGAGCTAAAGAAACGTGATGACGCTTGGTTTGCCGAAGTACAAAAAGAATACGATTGGACAAATCAATATTGTTGGTTTCATGTTATGGAGCATCAATCAAGCCATTTAGGACAGATCTTGTTTTTAAAGAAACGAATCCCGCCTCAAAAGCAATTAAACTTAGAGCAGAAGATGAAAAATTAA
- a CDS encoding CDGSH iron-sulfur domain-containing protein, which produces MSKTKLIINKNGSIKIEGDFEIMDSEGTVYGLQGRAALGLCRCGLSSNKPFCDGAHRNNFEHESKAFDLPPMKTN; this is translated from the coding sequence ATGAGCAAGACAAAACTAATTATTAATAAAAACGGATCTATAAAGATAGAGGGTGATTTCGAAATAATGGATTCAGAAGGTACAGTATACGGATTACAAGGAAGAGCAGCATTAGGACTTTGTCGTTGCGGATTGTCATCAAACAAACCTTTTTGTGATGGAGCACACCGTAACAATTTCGAACACGAATCAAAAGCGTTCGATTTACCACCAATGAAAACAAACTAA